In Palaemon carinicauda isolate YSFRI2023 chromosome 14, ASM3689809v2, whole genome shotgun sequence, the following proteins share a genomic window:
- the LOC137653769 gene encoding uncharacterized protein — MASCRVVPGPSAAPDGTPERTSSATRATQATTLQNLPQSRSFAKASRLETIQRLLTERGFSQQVAERMSRHLRKSSARVYQAKWRVFCGWCRGRGISPLDATIPAIAEFLVYLREEMRLSVSAVKGYRSALSLAFRLKGMDISSSLELSLLIRSYEFTCPQSEVRPPPWNVVRVLRSLKRPPFEPLRQASDRHLTWKTVFLLALASAKRVSELHGLSYDGAHSRGWEVVTFRFVPEFMAKIQNPGIPDPRFDSFRILSLRSVTDDPDHLLLCPVRSLRLYLKRTAAVRPRVQALFASTGRTKRRVTKNTISAWIRRVIHHSLNPDPPPSRRPRAHDVRGIATSLAFKRNYSVTQVLQAGVWKRQTTFTAHYLQDVTHRRLDTFSIGPVVAAQQLV, encoded by the coding sequence atggcatcatgcagagtagttcccggaccttctgcagctcctgacggaactcccgagagaacttcctccgcgacacgagctactcaagcaaccacactgcaaaatcttccacaaagccgtagcttcgctaaggcttcacgcctggagactatccagcgtctcctcactgagagaggcttttcgcaacaagttgcggaaaggatgtctcggcacctgcgaaagtcatccgcacgggtctaccaggcgaagtggagagtcttctgtggttggtgtcgtggaaggggtatctctcccctcgatgccactattccagcaatagcggagtttcttgtgtatttgcgggaagaaatgcgcctttcagtctcggcagtgaaagggtatcgctcagccttaagcctggccttcaggctgaaaggaatggacatttcctcctcgctggaactttctctactcatacgaagctacgagtttacctgccctcagtcggaagtgagacctcctccatggaacgtggttcgggtcctcaggtctcttaaaagacctccgttcgaaccattacgccaggcttctgatcgtcacctgacttggaagacggtgttcctactcgcattggcctcagccaagcgagtcagtgaacttcatggtctctcgtacgacggcgcccattcaaggggatgggaggtggtaacgttcagattcgtccctgagtttatggcTAAGATtcaaaatcctgggattccggacccacggttcgactccttccggattttgagtctccgttctgtaacagatgacccagaccatctcctactgtgcccagtaaggagtctgaggctctatcttaagagaacagctgcagttcgtcctcgagtgcaagcattgtttgcgagcacaggaaggacgaagaggagggtcactaagaacaccatctcagcatggattcgcagggtcatccaccattccctgaatccagaccctcctccgtcacgtcgccctagagcacacgatgtcagaggcatcgctacgtccctggcattcaagaggaattactcagtgacacaggttctacaagctggcgtctggaagcgtcaaacgaccttcacagcccactacctgcaggacgtgacccacaggaggctcgatacgttctctatcggccctgtggtggctgcacaacagctggtctaa